A single window of Zootoca vivipara chromosome 17, rZooViv1.1, whole genome shotgun sequence DNA harbors:
- the LOC118076274 gene encoding claw keratin-like: MPFCGPSCAVPSCASTPVVGFGSAGLGGIGGLGGLGLGDTYGYGSGALVGSGIPSASLGILSGVAPSCINQIPPAEVVIQPPACIVTIPGPILSASCEPVAVGGNAPCSPGGLGSGLLGAGALGVGALGAGALGAGALRGSRFGVGGRYGFVGNRGSICYSPC; the protein is encoded by the coding sequence atGCCATTCTGTGGACCATCCTGTGCTGTCCCATCTTGTGCTTCCACGCCAGTCGTTGGTTTTGGATCGGCCGGTCTTGGAGGCATTGGTGGTCTCGGTGGCCTTGGCCTTGGCGACACCTACGGCTATGGCTCCGGCGCCCTGGTTGGATCCGGCATCCCTTCTGCTAGTCTTGGTATTCTTTCTGGTGTCGCCCCTTCATGCATCAACCAGATCCCACCAGCAGAGGTCGTGATCCAGCCACCAGCCTGCATTGTGACCATCCCAGGACCCATCCTCTCGGCTAGCTGTGAGCCCGTGGCCGTGGGAGGAAACGCTCCATGCTCCCCTGGTGGTTTGGGCAGTGGGCTCCTTGGAGCCGGTGCTCTTGGAGTCGGTGCTCTTGGAGCCGGTGCTCTCGGAGCTGGTGCTCTTAGAGGATCTCGTTTTGGAGTTGGGGGTCGCTATGGATTCGTTGGAAACAGAGGAAGCATCTGTTACAGCCCCTGCTAA